From Kryptolebias marmoratus isolate JLee-2015 unplaced genomic scaffold, ASM164957v2 Scaffold53, whole genome shotgun sequence, a single genomic window includes:
- the LOC108251580 gene encoding titin homolog — translation MPGDSNDIQEAGGSVTSQGPPEVTSKTEVLTVGVIPEETGETISKVLLVDVMDQTSKDQTKEEAVMENIPEDLEDIAVVPSEDEEPPSEAVAPEEPTEAAVVVLQEPTLIPHTETFTVVESGHEGPPEGTFDVPAEVVLEHSPETTTKGPLIPESEEVLDNSLETILDVAVPEEVLEAPTSETLSQAPETPSLPGSEGDIQTLQVREPSEAAAEGSRGGTKVGTETVPTVFLITDSEPEAKITVNEISEPETEVRSWGSILPTLESPTLKAEVTSKPLLVSEDDKDENKPTTGTILTKEAQPVEITRETEVTVELLPEEEPVSGMIEEAKQGEDPAQEVEPEKETIEKTQSSQEPPTDSVFKEEMEEKPSEPTGESTKEADVTEETEPKSTEEPSKKLIRKPDQEVEPAKESTQETEPTIKPAQKVKPTKESKQETIPTIKQSQEVEPAKESTQEIEPTIKPAQDVEPAKESTQEIEPTIKPAQDVEPTKESTQKIEPTIKPAQDVEPTKESTQKIEPTIKPGQKVEPTKESTQETEPTIKQSQEVEPAKESTQETEPTIKPAQDVEPTKESKQETEPTIKPAQDVEPTKESKQETEPTIKPAQDVEPTKESKQETEPTIKPDQKVKPTKESKQETIPTIKQSQDVEPAKESTQETEPTIKPAQDVEHVKESTKETEPSVKPGQEIEPTKESTQKETKTDLAFKEEMEETPLEPTGETTKEADVTEETEPKSTEEPSKKPIGKPDQEVEPTTESTQEIEPTIKQSQEVEPSKESTEKIESTTETVQEIEPSKELTEKTEPTIKPTQVELSKGLTEETEPINKPAEEREPVKESTEKEPSKGLTEETEPISKPAEEREPVKESTQDTEPTIKPVQLEPSKELTEKTEPTIKPVQLEPSKELTEKTEPTIKPXNKIN, via the exons ATGCCAGGAGACTCTAATGATATCCAGGAAGCGGGAGGCAGCGTTACTTCACAAGGTCCACCTGAGGTCACCAGTAAAACTGAGgttttaactgttggagtcattCCTGAGGAGACTGGAGAGACAATCTCAAAGGTTCTTCTTGTTGATGTGATGGATCAGACCAGTAAAGATCAAACAAAGGAAGAGGCTGTTATGGAAAATATTCCTGAAGATCTGGAGGACATTGCAGTGGTTCCCTCTGAAGATGAAGAGCCACCATCAGAGGCTGTAGCTCCAGAGGAGCCCACAGAAGCTGCTGTTGTAGTTCTTCAAGAGCCCACCTTAATACCTCATACTGAAACCTTCACTGTGGTGGAATCAGGACATGAGGGACCTCCAGAGGGGACCTTTGACGTTCCAGCAGAAGTTGTGTTAGAACATTCTCCTGAAACAACTACCAAGGGTCCTTTGATCCCAGAAAGTGAGGAAGTTCTTGACAATTCTTTAGAAACCATTCTTGATGTTGCTGTACCTGAGGAAGTTTTAGAGGCCCCCACCAGTGAAACTTTATCTCAAGCACCTGAAACACCTTCACTCCCAGGATCTGAAGGTGACATCCAAACACTGCAGGTCCGAGAACCTTCTGAGGCCGCTGCAGAGGGCAGCCGAGGTGGAACCAAGGTTGGCACCGAGACAGTACCAACTGTGTTCCTGATAACAGATTCAGAACCGGAGGCTAAAATCACTGTCAATGAAATTTCAGAACCGGAAACAGAAGTTCGTTCTTGGGGTTCTATTCTGCCAACTTTGGAGAGCCCAACACTAAAGGCTGAGGTTACCTCTAAACCTTTACTGGTTTCAGAAGATGACAAAGATGAAAATAAGCCAACAACAGGAACCATTCTGACCAAAGAAGCACAACCTGTGGAAATAACAAGAGAAACAGAAGTTACTGTAGAACTACTACCAGAAGAAGAACCTGTTAGTGGTATGATAGAAGAAGCCAAACAGGGAGAGGACCCAGCACAGGAAGTGGAACCTGAGAAAGAAACTATAGAAAAAACACAGTCCTCACAAGAACCCCCAACAGATTCAGTGTTCAAagaagaaatggaagaaaagccATCGGAACCAACAGGAGAATCAACAAAAGAAGCAGACGTTACAGAAGAAACGGAACCAAAATCTACTGAGGAACCCTCAAAAAAACTCATAAGGAAACCAGACCAAGAAGTAGAACCTGCTAAAGAATCAACACAAGAAACAGAACCGACCATTAAACCAGCCCAAAAAGTAAAACCCACCAAAgaatcaaaacaagaaacaatacCAACCATAAAACAATCTCAAGAAGTAGAACCCGCTAAAGAATCCACACAAGAAATAGAACCGACCATTAAACCAGCTCAAGACGTAGAACCCGCTAAAGAATCCACACAAGAAATAGAACCGACCATTAAACCAGCTCAAGACGTAGAACCCACTAAAGAATCCACACAAAAAATAGAACCGACCATTAAACCAGCTCAAGACGTAGAACCCACTAAAGAATCCACACAAAAAATAGAACCGACCATTAAACCAGGTCAAAAAGTAGAACCCACTAAAGAATCCACACAAGAAACCGAACCGACCATAAAACAATCTCAAGAAGTAGAACCTGCTAAAGAATCCACACAAGAAACAGAACCAACTATTAAACCAGCTCAAGACGTAGAACCCACTAAAgaatcaaaacaagaaacagaaccaACCATTAAACCAGCTCAAGACGTAGAACCCACTAAAgaatcaaaacaagaaacagaaccaACTATTAAACCAGCTCAAGACGTAGAACCCACTAAAgaatcaaaacaagaaacagaaccaACCATTAAACCAGACCAAAAAGTAAAACCCACCAAAgaatcaaaacaagaaacaatacCAACCATAAAACAATCTCAAGACGTAGAACCCGCTAAAGAATCCACACAAGAAACAGAACCAACTATTAAACCAGCTCAAGATGTAGAACACGTGAAAGaatcaacaaaagaaacagaaccaaGCGTTAAACCAGGTCAAGAAATAGAACCCACTAAAGaatcaacacaaaaagaaaccaaaacagattTAGCGTTCAAAGAAGAAATGGAAGAAACGCCACTGGAACCAAcaggagaaacaacaaaagaagcagaCGTTACAGAAGAAACGGAACCAAAATCTACTGAGGAACCCTCAAAAAAGCCCATAGGGAAACCAGACCAAGAAGTAGAACCAACTACAGAATCAACACAAGAAATAGAACCAACCATAAAACAATCTCAAGAAGTAGAACCCTCCAAAgaatcaacagaaaaaatagAATCAACCACTGAAACAGTGCAAGAAATAGAACCCTCCAAAGAattgacagaaaaaacagaaccgACCATTAAACCAACTCAAGTAGAACTGTCCAAAGGACTGACAGAAGAAACAGAACCAATTAATAAACCAGCTGAAGAAAGAGAACCTGTTAAAGAATCGACAGAAAAAGAACCCTCCAAAGGATTGACAGAAGAAACAGAACCAATCAGTAAAC CAGCTGAAGAAAGAGAACCTGTTAAAGAATCGACACAGGACACAGAACCGACCATTAAACCAGTTCAATTAGAACCCTCCaaagaactgacagaaaaaacagaaccgACCATTAAACCAGTTCAATTAGAACCCTCCaaagaactgacagaaaaaacagaaccgACCATTAAACCANacaataaaataaatga